The following proteins are encoded in a genomic region of Arachis ipaensis cultivar K30076 chromosome B02, Araip1.1, whole genome shotgun sequence:
- the LOC107627323 gene encoding uncharacterized protein LOC107627323 has product MENDKKPAEKDEASNKEEVTANKKDQEKLKEKDEQPQELRKGKQVMEEPSQDQRKVVKAYTLPLPYPQRLQKELKDQQFLKFLEVFKKLEINIPLAEALEKMPLYAKFLKELINKKRSWHEKETVLLTQECSAVIQKRLPPKLQDLGSFFLPCTIGNITIKKALCDLGASINLIPYSMMRRLCIEEVKPTQMSLELVDKSLVFPRGVIENLLVQVGTFIFPADFVILDLGEEGSDSIILGRPFLATARAIIGVEQGELTLMVHDESITLNVFPEAQHNDEKENCMKDCREYLQ; this is encoded by the coding sequence ATGGAGAATGACAAGAAGCCAGCTGAGAAAGATGAAGCCAGCAACAAGGAAGAAGTGACAGCAAACAAGAAAGACCAAGAGAAGCTTAAAGAGAAAGATGAGCAACCACAAGAGTTAAGGAAAGGGAAGCAAGTAATGGAAGAACCATCTCAAGACCAGAGGAAGGTTGTAAAGGCTTACACACTtcctctgccatatcctcaaaggctaCAAAAAGAACTCAAGGATCAACAATTCCTTAAGTTCCTTGAGGTCTTCAAGAAGCTGGAGATTAATAtcccacttgctgaagcattagagaagatgcctctatatgctaaATTCCTGAAGGAACTcatcaacaaaaagagaagctggcaTGAGAAGGAAACAGTGCTTCTGACAcaagaatgtagtgcagtgatCCAAAAAAGGCTCCCTCCAAAACTTCAAGACCTTGGGAGCTTCTTcttaccttgcaccattggtaATATAACCATCAAAAAAGCattgtgtgacttaggagcaagcatcaatctaattcCTTATTCTATGATGAGAAGGCTATGCATAGAGGAAGTAAAGCCCACACAAATGTCACTAGAGCTCGTGGACAAATCATTGGTATTTCCCAGAGGAGTGATTGAAAATCTCCTGGTCCAAGTAGGGACATTCAtattcccagcagactttgtgatCCTGGATCTAGGAGAAGAAGGGAGTGACTCTATTATCTTGGGAAGACCCTTCTtggccacagcaagggccatcatagGTGTTGAACAAGGAGAGCTGACCCTAATGGTACATGATGAAAGCATTACTCTGAATGTCTTTCCAGAAGCACAGCATAATGATGAAAAGGAAAACTGCATGAAGGATTGCAGAGAATACTTGCAGTGA